A single genomic interval of Burkholderia cepacia ATCC 25416 harbors:
- the glnE gene encoding bifunctional [glutamate--ammonia ligase]-adenylyl-L-tyrosine phosphorylase/[glutamate--ammonia-ligase] adenylyltransferase, whose product MTDASALISTSYSRYLARAAAARPALAEQVAAWAAAPLGRVQLDARLTELLATPAGTAAPTEEQLKRALRQLRVEAFGAVAERDLRGLADVAEVTGAMTDLAEVAVQRSLALLSVELEALYGEPRGADGQRVVLGVVGMGKLGGRELNVSSDIDLIFVYEDDGETTGGARSPLSTQEYFTRLGRRLIGVLSEVTADGYVFRVDMRLRPNGDSGPLVCSLGMLEEYFYVQGREWERYAWIKGRLVSEGDSDAARRLESQLESIVKPFVYRRYLDFGVIGAIRSLHQQIRQEAARRASMRPDKSDDIKLGRGGIREIEFSAQVFQLIRGGQDAEFRVRPTLAVLRHAQARGLIGEDVCARLADAYNFLRTLEHRLQYRNDAQTHAMPVEPDERAALAASLGFADYAALMTVLDEHRNFVEAQFDQIFADKVKGGGPCAAGDDTAAAWIWSGALGDDGEDDALVARLDGLGFADPAAVLARLRAIWQSTRYMGLPEKSRQRFDSVAQRALEAAPNIDAARRDDTIVRLFDLLETVSRRGVYLALLTEYPAALDRVLSVLGATRWGGGYLIRHPQLLDELLDDEAIASPFDWPAFKDALRARLAAADGPEQQMDLLRHAQHAEVFRILLIDLAGQLSVEHVSDRLSELADAVLDVTIEVVWSQLAKRHRDVPKFAVIAYGKLGGKELGYASDLDLIFLYDDADERSADVYTTFTRRLITWLTTATGAGALFDIDLRLRPNGEAGLLVTDLDAFRRYQLREGDAANTAWVWEHQALTRARYSAGDAQIGADFEAIRQQVLTTPRDGGVLAKEIVDMRGKVFAGHPNQTELFDLKHDRGGMVDIEFIVQYWVLLHASSDAELIRNTGNIALLREVARFGLMGEDEAERVGAAYRKYRKLQHKLRLDGMEKARVDPAVVADERAAVTALWARVFGTAETGV is encoded by the coding sequence ATGACCGACGCTTCCGCCCTGATCAGCACGTCCTATTCCCGATACCTTGCTCGCGCGGCTGCCGCGCGGCCCGCGCTGGCCGAACAGGTCGCCGCGTGGGCCGCCGCGCCGCTCGGCCGCGTGCAGCTCGACGCGCGCCTCACCGAGCTGCTGGCGACGCCGGCCGGCACGGCCGCGCCGACCGAGGAGCAACTGAAGCGCGCGCTGCGGCAGTTGCGTGTCGAGGCGTTCGGCGCGGTCGCGGAACGCGACCTGCGCGGGCTGGCGGACGTCGCCGAGGTCACGGGCGCGATGACCGATCTCGCCGAAGTGGCCGTGCAGCGTTCGCTCGCGCTGCTGTCGGTTGAACTCGAGGCGCTGTACGGCGAGCCGCGCGGCGCCGACGGCCAGCGCGTCGTGCTCGGCGTGGTCGGGATGGGCAAGCTCGGCGGCCGCGAGCTGAACGTGTCGTCGGACATCGACCTGATCTTCGTCTACGAGGACGACGGCGAGACGACCGGCGGCGCGCGTTCGCCGCTGTCCACGCAGGAATACTTCACGCGGCTCGGCCGGCGCCTGATCGGCGTGCTGTCCGAGGTCACGGCCGACGGCTACGTGTTTCGCGTCGACATGCGGCTGCGTCCGAACGGCGATTCGGGGCCGCTCGTCTGCAGCCTCGGCATGCTCGAGGAATATTTCTACGTGCAAGGGCGCGAGTGGGAGCGCTATGCGTGGATCAAGGGGCGGCTCGTGTCGGAAGGCGACAGCGACGCGGCGCGACGGCTGGAGTCGCAGCTCGAGTCGATCGTCAAGCCGTTCGTGTATCGCCGCTATCTCGATTTCGGCGTGATCGGCGCGATCCGCTCGCTGCACCAGCAGATCCGGCAGGAAGCCGCGCGCCGCGCGTCGATGCGGCCCGACAAGTCGGACGACATCAAGCTCGGGCGCGGCGGGATCCGCGAGATCGAGTTCAGCGCGCAGGTATTCCAGCTGATCCGGGGCGGCCAGGATGCGGAATTCCGCGTGCGGCCGACGCTCGCGGTGCTGCGCCATGCGCAGGCGCGCGGGCTGATCGGCGAGGACGTGTGCGCGCGCCTGGCCGATGCTTACAACTTCCTGCGCACGCTCGAACACCGGCTGCAGTACCGCAACGACGCGCAGACGCACGCGATGCCGGTCGAGCCGGATGAACGCGCGGCGCTGGCTGCATCGCTCGGCTTTGCCGACTACGCGGCGCTGATGACGGTGCTGGATGAGCACCGGAACTTTGTCGAGGCGCAGTTCGACCAGATCTTCGCGGACAAGGTGAAGGGCGGCGGCCCTTGCGCGGCGGGTGACGACACGGCCGCCGCATGGATCTGGAGCGGCGCGTTGGGCGACGACGGCGAGGACGATGCGCTGGTCGCGCGCCTCGACGGCCTCGGCTTCGCCGATCCGGCCGCCGTGCTCGCGCGGCTGCGTGCGATCTGGCAATCGACGCGCTACATGGGCCTGCCGGAAAAGAGCCGGCAGCGCTTCGACAGCGTCGCGCAGCGGGCGCTCGAGGCCGCGCCGAACATCGACGCCGCGCGCCGCGACGACACGATCGTGCGCCTGTTCGACCTGCTCGAGACGGTCAGCCGGCGCGGCGTCTATCTCGCGCTGCTGACCGAGTATCCGGCCGCGCTCGACCGCGTGCTGTCGGTGCTCGGCGCGACGCGCTGGGGCGGCGGTTACCTGATCCGCCACCCGCAACTGCTCGACGAGCTGCTCGACGACGAGGCGATCGCGAGCCCGTTCGACTGGCCTGCGTTCAAGGACGCGCTGCGCGCGCGCCTCGCGGCGGCCGACGGCCCCGAGCAGCAGATGGACCTGCTGCGGCACGCGCAGCACGCGGAGGTGTTCCGGATCCTGCTGATCGACCTGGCCGGGCAGCTGTCGGTCGAGCACGTGAGCGACCGGCTGTCCGAGCTGGCCGACGCCGTGCTCGACGTGACGATCGAAGTCGTCTGGTCCCAGCTCGCGAAACGCCATCGCGACGTGCCGAAGTTCGCGGTGATCGCGTACGGCAAGCTGGGCGGCAAGGAGCTCGGCTACGCATCCGATCTCGACCTGATCTTCCTGTACGACGACGCGGACGAGCGCTCGGCGGACGTCTACACGACCTTCACGCGGCGGCTCATCACGTGGCTCACCACGGCGACCGGGGCCGGCGCGCTGTTCGACATCGACCTGCGGCTGCGGCCGAACGGCGAGGCCGGGCTGCTCGTCACCGATCTCGATGCGTTCCGCCGCTACCAGCTGCGCGAGGGCGACGCCGCGAACACCGCGTGGGTGTGGGAGCACCAGGCGCTGACGCGTGCCCGCTACAGCGCGGGCGACGCGCAGATCGGCGCGGACTTCGAGGCGATCCGCCAGCAGGTGCTGACGACGCCGCGCGACGGCGGCGTGCTCGCGAAGGAGATCGTCGACATGCGCGGCAAGGTGTTTGCCGGCCATCCGAACCAGACCGAGCTGTTCGACCTGAAGCACGATCGCGGCGGGATGGTCGACATCGAATTCATCGTCCAGTACTGGGTGCTGCTGCACGCGTCGAGCGACGCCGAGCTGATCCGCAACACGGGCAACATCGCGCTGCTGCGCGAGGTCGCGCGCTTCGGGCTGATGGGCGAGGACGAGGCCGAGCGCGTCGGCGCGGCCTACCGGAAGTACCGGAAGCTGCAGCACAAGCTGCGGCTCGACGGGATGGAGAAGGCGCGGGTCGATCCGGCCGTGGTGGCCGACGAGCGCGCAGCCGTGACGGCGCTGTGGGCGCGCGTGTTCGGGACGGCTGAAACGGGCGTTTGA
- the tldD gene encoding metalloprotease TldD produces MNIIEPGIRNLALAKDILLTPYGLDESLLTRTIADIFTHRVDYADLYFQATRSEAWSLEEGIVKSGSFSIDQGVGVRAVAGDRTAFAYSDDLSPEAIAQAAAATKAIAAAGGGRQKIKAATSLKGISGRDLYLPSDPLASLDATAKVKLLERIEQMARGRDPRVTQVMAGLAGEYDVVLVARSDGALAADIRPLVRVSVTVIAEQNGRREIGSGGGGGRFDYGYFTDEVLSRYVDDAVHAALVNLDARPAPAGAMTVVLGPGWPGVLLHEAIGHGLEGDFNRKGSSAFAGRIGEQVAAKGVTVVDDGTLPNRRGSLNIDDEGNPTQCTTLIEDGILKGYIQDTLNARLMKMPVTGNARRESYAALPMPRMTNTYMLNGDKDPQEIIASVKNGLYAVNFGGGQVDITNGKFVFSASEAYMIENGKITYPVKGATLIGSGPESLKYVSMIGNDMSLDTGVGVCGKEGQSVPVGVGQPTLRIDKMTVGGTA; encoded by the coding sequence ATGAACATCATCGAACCCGGCATCCGCAACCTCGCGCTGGCGAAGGACATCCTGCTCACGCCGTACGGCCTCGACGAAAGCCTGCTCACGCGCACGATCGCCGACATCTTCACGCATCGCGTCGACTACGCGGACCTGTACTTCCAGGCGACCCGCAGCGAAGCGTGGAGCCTCGAGGAAGGCATCGTCAAATCGGGCAGCTTCAGCATCGACCAGGGCGTCGGCGTGCGCGCGGTCGCGGGCGACCGCACCGCGTTCGCGTACTCGGACGACCTGTCCCCGGAAGCGATCGCGCAGGCGGCCGCGGCCACCAAGGCGATCGCGGCGGCCGGCGGCGGCCGCCAGAAGATCAAGGCGGCCACGTCGCTGAAGGGCATCTCGGGCCGCGACCTGTACCTGCCGTCCGATCCGCTCGCGTCGCTCGACGCGACGGCCAAGGTCAAGCTGCTCGAGCGCATCGAGCAGATGGCGCGCGGCCGCGACCCGCGCGTCACGCAGGTGATGGCCGGCCTCGCCGGCGAATACGACGTCGTGCTGGTCGCGCGCAGCGACGGCGCGCTCGCGGCCGACATCCGCCCGCTCGTACGCGTGTCGGTCACGGTGATCGCCGAGCAGAACGGCCGCCGCGAAATCGGCTCCGGCGGCGGCGGCGGCCGCTTCGACTACGGCTACTTCACCGACGAAGTCCTGTCCCGCTACGTCGACGACGCTGTGCATGCGGCGCTCGTGAACCTCGACGCACGCCCCGCGCCGGCCGGCGCGATGACGGTCGTGCTCGGGCCGGGCTGGCCGGGCGTGCTGCTGCACGAAGCGATCGGCCACGGCCTCGAGGGCGACTTCAACCGCAAGGGCTCGTCCGCGTTCGCCGGCCGGATCGGCGAGCAGGTCGCCGCGAAGGGCGTGACGGTGGTCGACGACGGCACGCTGCCGAACCGCCGCGGCTCGCTGAACATCGACGACGAAGGCAACCCGACGCAGTGCACGACGCTGATCGAGGACGGCATCCTGAAGGGCTACATCCAGGACACCCTGAACGCGCGCCTGATGAAGATGCCGGTCACGGGCAACGCGCGGCGCGAATCGTACGCGGCGCTGCCGATGCCGCGCATGACCAACACGTACATGCTGAACGGCGACAAGGATCCGCAGGAAATCATCGCGTCGGTGAAGAACGGCCTGTACGCGGTGAACTTCGGCGGCGGCCAGGTCGACATCACGAACGGCAAGTTCGTGTTCTCGGCGTCCGAGGCGTACATGATCGAGAACGGCAAGATCACCTACCCGGTGAAGGGCGCGACGCTGATCGGCAGCGGCCCGGAATCGCTGAAGTACGTGAGCATGATCGGCAACGACATGTCGCTCGACACCGGTGTCGGCGTGTGCGGCAAGGAAGGCCAGAGCGTGCCGGTCGGCGTCGGCCAGCCGACCCTGCGGATCGACAAGATGACGGTCGGCGGTACGGCATAA
- a CDS encoding YhdP family protein: MSDRQESAVAAPEAGPPKHDHPVLRRVFRVTLAVGLGTYFVASGAFLGLRYVLLPRIDEFRPRIERAVSDKLHAQLSIGKLSPNWSGMQPGVELTNLTIRGHDGKVALSVPHATAALSWMSLLRLSPALSSLIVDQPDLVVARAADGSLSVAGVGVATTHGGNDTFGTWLLKQEAIVLRGGTLRWRDAQHDAPELVLSGIRLAVLNDGRVHKAALQAPANGTLLLGPLDFRARFRHKPLAPVGKPSNWSGDAYLSTGPVDLQTLGRYLDMPLTIHAGRIDNAIWATFSDGHLHSAGGDLQGADVALRVRPTQPRLDVPTVGFGWDMQLDAGHDYTLHLTRFNAELGQPPLPDGTPLARSLALSTLTARYRVPTASQGQLLSVVGDRVDLGILSEFIRGLPLPARLRNELIKIDPRGMVSNYHIEVERAKPARADLADEERRMGAAPIVRYRFLGDLQGISFAAQEPPPGLSPRGHPRAGWPGVENLWGRVDANETGGSAHFDTVNAAVTVPGEFDEPRLTFDRLRGNAKWVITPAAGEKHARVDVTLPDLLVSNPDAEIAVSGSYTNPGHGRGSLDLRADFARASVARIPRYLPTGMSEHLRDYLGHALQAGQVTKGASIVARGPLEKFPFEHEPDAGVFHIVAPFTGGRFEPTPYPPRKLANGTPSVWPALDGINGVFELAQNKLRFDIDRAHYKRVALTKVAGRIDDLGNPSHSPLIIDGHAQGPLADLIDYADNSSLGTMSGHIGQRIDAQGPASLALKITIPQHVPHPHTHIEGALAFGGNTLTTSGVPPLSALRGSVRFTEAGASLHDLSGRFLGGPVRASGNFQSHGPYTVDVDGRLALDAARGLNLHGPAAALLEHVVGDAPYKVAVRGAPGRLPDISAHSDLTGVALNFPAPFAKPAGTPMPFSFTLQPAPQADGKRLEHADLTLGPVSATYLLDATRGQPLRAVRGAMGIHRMPDMPQDGVSAAVDVNELDADAWLALAHTLKPDTPRAQEPQAAPRVDFASFAPKRFALHFGTLKLLKRNWENVIVGASHVDELWQANIASNQVSGYLSWAPGGGHNGAGVLNARLAKLVVPDSAQHDLVGRAMNLPTPTDRPMPSIDLIVDQVVARNHDIGRLVVNARNIDEAGTPVWQLDKLELSNPAAKLTATGNWRTSRRALARGADENDAPRRTVFDFKLDIDNAGALLDRVGLPRTLADGHGTVTGKVGWLGGPTAVDLPSLGGQIALDLEHGQILKVDPGAAKLLGVLSLQSLARFLTLNFRDVIGKGLPFDKITGTGRISNGIARTDDFSMMTGPANVTVRGAVDLGTETQDLHAHVAPKISAGAAAIGAAIVNPLLGVGVLAANYALSETLSRAFALDYTITGSWAHPHIERVRGDQGKMNHGPADAASH, translated from the coding sequence ATGTCCGACCGTCAGGAATCCGCCGTAGCTGCGCCCGAAGCGGGACCTCCGAAGCACGATCATCCGGTCCTGCGCCGCGTGTTCCGGGTGACGCTGGCAGTCGGGCTCGGCACCTACTTCGTCGCGTCCGGCGCGTTCCTCGGGCTGCGCTACGTACTGCTGCCCCGCATCGACGAATTCCGCCCGCGCATCGAGCGCGCGGTGTCCGACAAGCTCCACGCGCAGCTTTCGATCGGCAAGCTTTCCCCGAACTGGTCCGGCATGCAGCCGGGCGTCGAACTCACGAACCTGACGATCCGCGGCCACGACGGCAAGGTCGCGCTGTCGGTGCCGCATGCGACGGCCGCGCTGTCTTGGATGTCGCTGCTGCGGCTGTCGCCCGCGCTGTCGAGCCTGATCGTCGACCAGCCCGACCTCGTCGTCGCGCGCGCGGCCGACGGCTCGTTGAGCGTCGCGGGCGTCGGCGTGGCAACCACTCACGGCGGCAACGATACGTTCGGCACGTGGCTGCTGAAGCAGGAAGCGATCGTGCTGCGCGGCGGCACGCTGCGCTGGCGCGACGCGCAGCACGACGCGCCGGAGCTCGTGCTGTCGGGCATCCGGCTCGCGGTGCTCAACGACGGCCGCGTGCACAAGGCCGCGCTGCAGGCGCCCGCGAACGGCACGCTGCTGCTCGGCCCGCTCGATTTCCGCGCGCGCTTCAGGCACAAGCCGCTCGCACCGGTCGGCAAGCCATCGAACTGGTCGGGCGACGCGTACCTGTCGACGGGCCCGGTCGACCTGCAGACGCTCGGGCGCTACCTCGACATGCCGCTCACGATCCACGCGGGCCGGATCGACAACGCGATCTGGGCCACCTTCAGCGACGGCCACCTGCATTCGGCGGGCGGCGACCTGCAGGGCGCGGACGTCGCGCTGCGCGTGCGCCCGACGCAGCCGCGGCTCGACGTGCCGACGGTCGGCTTCGGCTGGGACATGCAGCTCGATGCCGGCCACGACTACACGCTGCACCTGACACGCTTCAACGCGGAGCTCGGCCAGCCGCCGCTGCCGGACGGCACACCGCTCGCCCGCTCGCTCGCGCTGTCGACGCTGACGGCCCGCTACCGTGTGCCGACCGCCAGCCAGGGGCAGCTGTTGAGCGTCGTCGGCGACCGCGTCGATCTCGGCATTCTCAGCGAGTTCATTCGCGGGCTGCCGCTGCCGGCGCGCCTGCGCAACGAGCTGATCAAGATCGACCCGCGCGGGATGGTGTCGAACTATCACATCGAGGTCGAACGCGCGAAGCCCGCGCGGGCCGACCTCGCCGACGAGGAGCGGCGCATGGGCGCCGCGCCGATCGTCCGCTATCGCTTCCTCGGCGATCTGCAGGGCATCAGCTTCGCCGCGCAGGAGCCGCCGCCCGGGCTGTCGCCGCGTGGCCACCCGCGGGCCGGCTGGCCGGGCGTCGAGAACCTGTGGGGCCGCGTCGATGCGAACGAGACGGGCGGCAGCGCGCATTTCGATACGGTCAACGCGGCAGTCACGGTACCCGGCGAATTCGACGAGCCGCGCCTGACGTTCGACCGGCTGCGCGGCAACGCAAAGTGGGTGATCACGCCCGCCGCCGGCGAAAAGCATGCGCGCGTCGACGTGACCCTGCCCGACCTGCTCGTCTCGAACCCCGATGCCGAAATCGCGGTATCCGGCTCGTACACGAACCCCGGCCACGGCCGCGGCTCGCTCGACCTGCGTGCCGATTTCGCCCGTGCGTCGGTGGCGCGCATTCCGCGCTACCTGCCGACCGGGATGTCCGAACACCTGCGCGACTATCTCGGCCACGCGCTGCAGGCCGGCCAGGTGACCAAGGGTGCGTCGATCGTCGCGCGCGGCCCGCTCGAGAAATTCCCGTTCGAACACGAGCCGGACGCCGGCGTGTTCCACATCGTCGCGCCGTTCACCGGCGGCCGCTTCGAACCGACGCCGTACCCGCCGCGCAAGCTCGCGAACGGCACGCCGAGCGTCTGGCCGGCGCTCGACGGGATCAACGGCGTGTTCGAGCTCGCGCAGAACAAGCTGCGCTTCGACATCGATCGTGCGCACTACAAGCGCGTCGCGCTGACGAAGGTCGCGGGCCGCATCGACGATCTCGGCAACCCGAGCCACTCGCCGCTCATCATCGACGGTCATGCGCAGGGCCCGCTCGCCGACCTGATCGACTACGCGGACAACAGCTCGCTCGGCACGATGAGCGGGCATATCGGCCAGCGGATCGATGCGCAGGGGCCCGCGTCGCTCGCGCTCAAGATCACGATTCCGCAGCACGTCCCGCATCCGCACACGCACATCGAAGGCGCGCTCGCGTTCGGCGGCAACACGCTGACGACGAGCGGCGTGCCGCCGCTGTCCGCGCTGCGCGGCAGTGTCCGGTTCACCGAGGCCGGCGCATCGCTGCACGACCTGTCGGGGCGCTTCCTCGGCGGCCCGGTGCGCGCGAGCGGCAACTTCCAGTCGCACGGCCCGTATACGGTGGACGTCGACGGCCGGCTCGCGCTCGACGCCGCACGCGGCCTGAACCTGCACGGCCCGGCGGCCGCGCTGCTCGAGCACGTGGTCGGCGACGCGCCGTACAAGGTCGCCGTGCGCGGCGCGCCGGGCCGCCTGCCCGACATCAGCGCGCATTCCGACCTGACCGGCGTGGCACTGAATTTCCCCGCGCCGTTCGCAAAACCGGCCGGCACGCCGATGCCGTTCAGCTTCACGCTGCAGCCGGCGCCGCAGGCGGACGGCAAGCGCCTCGAGCACGCCGACCTGACGCTCGGCCCCGTGTCCGCGACCTACCTGCTCGACGCGACGCGCGGCCAGCCGCTGCGCGCGGTGCGCGGCGCGATGGGCATCCACCGGATGCCCGACATGCCGCAGGACGGCGTGAGCGCGGCCGTCGACGTCAACGAACTGGACGCCGACGCGTGGCTCGCGCTGGCCCATACGCTGAAGCCCGACACGCCGCGCGCGCAGGAGCCGCAAGCCGCGCCGCGCGTCGATTTCGCGAGCTTCGCGCCGAAGCGTTTCGCGCTCCATTTCGGCACGCTGAAGCTGCTCAAGCGCAACTGGGAAAACGTGATCGTCGGCGCGTCGCACGTCGACGAGCTCTGGCAGGCGAACATCGCGTCGAACCAGGTGTCGGGCTACCTGTCATGGGCGCCGGGCGGCGGCCACAACGGCGCGGGCGTGCTGAACGCGCGGCTCGCGAAGCTCGTGGTGCCCGACAGCGCGCAGCACGATCTCGTCGGCCGCGCGATGAACCTGCCGACGCCGACCGACCGCCCGATGCCGTCGATCGACCTGATCGTCGACCAGGTCGTCGCGCGCAACCACGACATCGGCCGTCTCGTCGTCAACGCGCGCAACATCGACGAAGCCGGCACGCCGGTCTGGCAGCTCGACAAGCTGGAGCTGTCGAACCCGGCCGCGAAGCTGACGGCGACCGGCAACTGGCGCACCTCGCGCCGCGCGCTTGCCCGCGGCGCCGACGAAAACGACGCACCGCGCCGCACCGTGTTCGACTTCAAGCTCGACATCGACAACGCGGGCGCGCTGCTCGACCGCGTCGGCCTGCCGCGCACGCTCGCGGACGGTCACGGCACCGTCACCGGCAAGGTCGGCTGGCTCGGCGGCCCGACCGCGGTCGACCTGCCGTCGCTCGGCGGCCAGATCGCGCTCGACCTCGAACACGGCCAGATCCTGAAGGTCGATCCGGGCGCGGCGAAGCTCCTCGGCGTGCTGAGCCTGCAAAGCCTCGCACGGTTCCTGACGCTGAATTTCCGCGACGTGATCGGCAAGGGGCTGCCGTTCGACAAGATCACGGGCACTGGCCGGATCTCGAACGGAATCGCCCGCACCGACGACTTCTCGATGATGACCGGGCCCGCGAACGTCACCGTGCGCGGCGCGGTGGATCTCGGCACCGAGACGCAGGACCTGCACGCGCACGTCGCGCCGAAAATCAGCGCGGGCGCGGCGGCGATCGGGGCGGCCATCGTCAACCCGCTGCTCGGCGTCGGCGTGCTGGCCGCGAACTACGCGCTGTCGGAGACGCTGTCGCGCGCGTTCGCGCTCGACTACACGATCACCGGCTCGTGGGCGCACCCGCACATCGAGCGGGTGCGGGGCGATCAGGGTAAGATGAATCACGGTCCGGCCGATGCGGCGAGCCATTGA
- a CDS encoding carbon-nitrogen hydrolase family protein translates to MTDHTRSATPFQVAALQMVSTPDVARNLAEARRLIAEAAGEGAQLVLLPEYFCFMGHRDTDKLALAEPYRDGPIQHFLADAARRHGIWVIGGTLPLKAPEPDRVLNTTLVFDPSGNEAARYDKIHLFNFEKGDESFDEARTIRAGDTVVTFDAPFGRVGLSVCYDLRFPELYRRMGDCALIVVPSAFTYTTGRAHWETLLRARAVENQCYVLAAAQGGKHENGRRTWGHSMLIDPWGEIVAVRDVGASVVRGTLDPQRIADVRQSLPAWRHRVLT, encoded by the coding sequence ATGACCGACCACACCCGTTCCGCCACGCCCTTCCAGGTCGCCGCGCTGCAGATGGTGAGCACGCCGGACGTCGCGCGCAATCTCGCCGAGGCGCGCCGCCTGATCGCGGAAGCCGCCGGCGAAGGCGCGCAGCTCGTGCTGCTGCCCGAGTACTTCTGCTTCATGGGTCACCGCGACACCGACAAGCTCGCGCTCGCCGAACCTTACCGGGACGGCCCGATCCAGCATTTCCTCGCGGACGCCGCGCGTCGCCACGGCATCTGGGTGATCGGCGGCACGCTGCCGCTGAAGGCCCCGGAGCCCGATCGCGTACTCAACACGACGCTCGTGTTCGATCCATCCGGCAATGAAGCCGCGCGCTACGACAAGATCCACCTGTTCAACTTCGAGAAAGGCGACGAGTCGTTCGACGAGGCGCGCACGATCCGCGCGGGCGATACGGTCGTGACGTTCGACGCGCCGTTCGGGCGGGTCGGCCTGTCCGTCTGTTACGATCTCCGCTTTCCGGAGCTGTATCGCAGGATGGGCGACTGCGCATTGATCGTCGTACCGTCGGCATTTACCTATACGACCGGCCGCGCGCACTGGGAAACGCTGCTGCGCGCGCGGGCCGTCGAGAACCAGTGCTACGTGCTCGCGGCCGCGCAAGGCGGCAAGCACGAGAACGGCCGGCGCACCTGGGGCCACAGCATGCTGATCGACCCGTGGGGCGAGATCGTCGCGGTTCGCGACGTGGGCGCAAGCGTCGTGCGCGGCACGCTCGATCCGCAGCGCATCGCCGACGTGCGCCAGAGCCTGCCCGCGTGGCGGCATCGCGTGCTGACCTGA
- the aroG gene encoding 3-deoxy-7-phosphoheptulonate synthase AroG yields MPPHNTDDVRIRELKELTPPAHLIREFACSEAASELIYNSRQSMHRILHGMDDRLIVVIGPCSIHDTKAAIEYAGRLVKERERFKGELEIVMRVYFEKPRTTVGWKGLINDPHLDNSFKINEGLRTARELLLQINEMGLPAATEYLDMISPQYIADLISWGAIGARTTESQVHRELASGLSCPVGFKNGTDGNVKIAVDAIKAASQPHHFLSVTKGGHSAIVSTAGNEDCHVILRGGKTPNYDAESVNAACADIGKAGLAARLMIDASHANSSKKHENQIPVCADIGRQIAAGDARIVGVMIESHLVEGRQDLKEGCELTYGQSITDACIAWDDSVKVLEGLAESVKARRVTRGSGN; encoded by the coding sequence ATGCCCCCGCACAACACCGACGACGTCCGCATCCGCGAACTCAAGGAACTGACGCCGCCCGCCCACCTGATCCGCGAATTCGCGTGCTCCGAAGCCGCGTCCGAGCTGATCTACAACTCGCGCCAGTCGATGCACCGCATCCTGCACGGGATGGACGACCGGCTGATCGTGGTGATCGGGCCGTGCTCGATCCATGACACGAAGGCGGCGATCGAGTACGCGGGGCGGCTCGTGAAGGAGCGCGAGCGCTTCAAGGGCGAGCTGGAAATCGTGATGCGCGTGTACTTCGAGAAGCCGCGCACGACGGTCGGCTGGAAGGGGCTCATCAACGATCCGCACCTCGACAACAGCTTCAAGATCAACGAAGGGCTGCGCACCGCGCGCGAGCTGCTGCTCCAGATCAACGAGATGGGCCTGCCGGCCGCGACCGAATACCTCGACATGATCAGCCCGCAGTACATCGCCGACCTGATCTCGTGGGGCGCGATCGGCGCGCGCACGACCGAATCGCAAGTGCACCGCGAGCTCGCGTCGGGGCTGTCGTGCCCGGTCGGCTTCAAGAACGGCACCGACGGCAACGTGAAGATCGCGGTCGACGCGATCAAAGCCGCATCGCAGCCACACCATTTCCTGTCGGTGACGAAGGGCGGCCATTCGGCGATCGTGTCGACGGCCGGCAACGAGGATTGCCACGTGATCCTGCGCGGCGGCAAGACGCCCAACTACGACGCGGAAAGCGTGAACGCCGCGTGCGCGGACATCGGCAAGGCCGGCCTCGCCGCACGCCTGATGATCGACGCGAGCCACGCGAACAGCTCGAAGAAGCACGAGAACCAGATCCCCGTCTGTGCCGACATCGGCCGCCAGATCGCGGCCGGTGACGCCCGCATCGTCGGCGTGATGATCGAGTCGCATCTCGTCGAGGGGCGCCAGGACCTGAAGGAAGGCTGCGAACTGACCTACGGCCAGAGCATCACCGACGCGTGCATCGCGTGGGACGACAGCGTGAAGGTGCTCGAAGGCCTCGCGGAATCGGTGAAGGCACGCCGCGTCACGCGCGGCAGCGGGAACTGA